The following nucleotide sequence is from Oryzias melastigma strain HK-1 linkage group LG3, ASM292280v2, whole genome shotgun sequence.
TTCATCACCTGCAGGTACACAGACTCCGAGCTGTCATGAAAGCAGAGCACTGACCTTTCCCTGTTCAGCAGAGAAACATGAGGAACATCCTCCAGCTCCGTCTGACTCTCATCTCTGGATGTTACATGTGATACTGGCTGGTCCAATCTCTGACTCGCTTTTTTGTCTCTGTGTGCTTCTCCCAGAACATGACTTGAAGATGATCGGCCCTCAGTTGGAGGCGGAGGAGAAAGACTGTCCTCCTCCAGAGGAGTTGGAGTGTAAGATCTGCTACCAGCGCTTCAATGTACACAACAGGAAGCCCAAAATCCTGGACTGCCTGCATCGGGTCTGTGCCCGCTGCCTCCTGAAGATCCTGGATGTGGCTGACGGAGGAGGCTGCATCCCCTGCCCCTTCTGCAGACACCAGACTGAGATCTCGGAGTACCAGGTGTCAGCCCTGCCGGATGACATCAACATCATGTCCCACCTGGAGAAGTCCAGCAGCTTAGATCAGAACAGGGAGGTCCTCCTGACTCCACAgagcttctcctcctccagtcCATCCCGCGACTCCTCCAACTGCCTGGTCATCACTATAATGGAGGTGCAGAGGGACTTGCAGCACTCCCCCAGCCAAAACGGTAGCTCCGACATCTACGCCGAGCAGAGTTTGGACTCGGTTTCTATCGGATCCAATGGACCTGCGGATCACGACGCCCTGACCAAGCTCTGCAACCACGTGCCGCGGATTCTGGTCTGGCTGCTGGGCTTCTTGTACTTCGGTTCACTGCCTCTAGGAATCTACCTGCTGGTGATCCAGAGAGTGACTCTGGGCATTGTGTGCGTGAGCCTGGTGCCGTCCAGCCTGACGGTCTGCTTGGTGTACGGCTTCTGCCAGTGCCTGTGTCAGGGCATGTGCGACTGCTCCTCCAGGGGCTGACCGGCGCCAACCGGCCGTTCCAGCAACACGGACCGAGCCGCTGCAGGCTGATGGTTTGAGGAGAGATAAACGCCCCGCGAAAAGGGCGATTACCTCCAGGGGCATTAGGAGTCCTGGCAGTGAGCTGTACTCATGCAAAATGAAGGGTGTGctttatgtctctttttttttaacaaccacTGCAGCATCTCTGACACCAGCTTGGCCGCATCGCTGCATTACTGTGACGTGTGACTCTTGTTGTGTGTCTTG
It contains:
- the zgc:165481 gene encoding E3 ubiquitin-protein ligase RNF182 isoform X1, with the translated sequence MKDGAAETGAAEEGESRAAGQEHDLKMIGPQLEAEEKDCPPPEELECKICYQRFNVHNRKPKILDCLHRVCARCLLKILDVADGGGCIPCPFCRHQTEISEYQVSALPDDINIMSHLEKSSSLDQNREVLLTPQSFSSSSPSRDSSNCLVITIMEVQRDLQHSPSQNGSSDIYAEQSLDSVSIGSNGPADHDALTKLCNHVPRILVWLLGFLYFGSLPLGIYLLVIQRVTLGIVCVSLVPSSLTVCLVYGFCQCLCQGMCDCSSRG
- the zgc:165481 gene encoding E3 ubiquitin-protein ligase RNF182 isoform X2, which gives rise to MIGPQLEAEEKDCPPPEELECKICYQRFNVHNRKPKILDCLHRVCARCLLKILDVADGGGCIPCPFCRHQTEISEYQVSALPDDINIMSHLEKSSSLDQNREVLLTPQSFSSSSPSRDSSNCLVITIMEVQRDLQHSPSQNGSSDIYAEQSLDSVSIGSNGPADHDALTKLCNHVPRILVWLLGFLYFGSLPLGIYLLVIQRVTLGIVCVSLVPSSLTVCLVYGFCQCLCQGMCDCSSRG